From a single Pseudomonas cremoricolorata genomic region:
- a CDS encoding carbamoyltransferase family protein: MALTILGLSGALSHDPSAALYIDGKLIAAAEEERFVRDKHAKNRMPYESAKFCLEQAGITPSDVDVVAIPFAPISLFGKARWHYAKRYWYAPDRALDAILMGNRRYKRYRKKIVWCLEQLGFDAKKIKIEPVEHHLAHASSAYHCSGFKEKTAILGIDGKGEYATTFFGYGENGKIHKIKEFFDPDSLGGLYGAITEFLGFEMLDGEFKVMGMAPYGDASKYDFSRLASFESGELVINTEYANVIGLRRHKEQGKGFYFSPKLIEWLGPKREGDIADEPYIHYAASMQALFEKLALQMIDHYLGDTLRETGKLAFAGGCALNVKLNQKIIARSDVKELFVQPASGDAGTAVGAAAYVSHARGVPVEKMEHVYLGPAYSNEDVIAACARHPNQPAWRKLDDMPRQIAQIMVDGNPVAWFQGRMEFGPRALGGRSIIGCPSVAGVADRINHQIKFRERWRPFCPSMLDTVAPQMIKIDHPAPFMTFTFEVADEWKIRVPEVVHEDGTSRAQVLKREYNPRYYDMMKALEDLTGNGVSLNTSLNRRGEPMICSPTDALNMFFGSDLQYLIMEDILVVKDGAAAYDQPR; encoded by the coding sequence TTGGCATTGACGATTCTTGGCCTGTCCGGCGCCCTTAGCCATGACCCTTCCGCGGCTTTGTACATCGACGGCAAACTGATTGCCGCCGCCGAAGAAGAGCGCTTCGTGCGTGACAAACATGCGAAGAACCGCATGCCCTACGAGTCGGCGAAGTTCTGCCTGGAACAGGCCGGTATCACACCTTCCGACGTCGATGTGGTGGCCATTCCCTTCGCCCCCATCAGCCTGTTCGGCAAGGCGCGCTGGCACTACGCCAAGCGCTACTGGTACGCCCCTGATCGCGCGCTCGATGCCATCCTCATGGGCAACCGCCGCTACAAGCGCTACCGCAAGAAGATCGTCTGGTGCCTGGAGCAACTGGGCTTCGATGCGAAGAAGATCAAGATCGAACCGGTCGAGCACCACCTGGCCCACGCTTCCAGCGCCTACCATTGCTCGGGGTTCAAGGAAAAGACCGCGATCCTCGGCATCGACGGCAAGGGCGAGTACGCCACCACCTTCTTCGGCTATGGCGAGAACGGCAAGATCCACAAGATCAAAGAGTTCTTCGATCCCGATTCGCTGGGCGGGCTGTACGGCGCGATCACCGAGTTCCTCGGTTTCGAGATGCTCGACGGCGAATTCAAGGTCATGGGCATGGCGCCCTACGGCGATGCCAGCAAGTACGATTTCTCGCGCCTGGCCAGCTTTGAAAGCGGCGAGCTGGTGATCAACACCGAATACGCCAACGTTATTGGCTTGCGTCGCCATAAAGAGCAGGGCAAGGGCTTCTATTTCTCGCCCAAGCTGATCGAGTGGCTGGGCCCGAAACGCGAAGGCGACATCGCCGACGAGCCCTACATCCATTACGCTGCGAGCATGCAGGCGCTGTTCGAGAAGCTGGCGCTGCAGATGATCGACCATTACCTGGGCGATACCCTGCGCGAAACCGGCAAGCTGGCCTTCGCCGGCGGCTGCGCGCTGAACGTCAAGCTCAACCAGAAGATCATCGCCCGCTCCGACGTCAAGGAACTGTTCGTCCAGCCGGCGTCCGGTGATGCCGGTACTGCGGTGGGCGCTGCAGCCTACGTGTCCCATGCTCGCGGCGTGCCGGTCGAGAAGATGGAGCACGTCTACCTTGGCCCTGCGTACTCCAACGAAGACGTCATCGCCGCCTGTGCGCGCCATCCCAATCAGCCGGCCTGGCGCAAACTCGACGACATGCCGCGGCAGATCGCCCAGATCATGGTCGACGGCAACCCGGTGGCCTGGTTCCAGGGCCGTATGGAGTTCGGTCCGCGTGCGCTGGGCGGGCGTTCGATCATTGGTTGCCCGAGCGTGGCCGGGGTGGCTGATCGCATCAACCACCAGATCAAGTTCCGCGAGCGCTGGAGGCCTTTCTGCCCGTCGATGCTCGACACCGTGGCCCCGCAGATGATCAAGATCGATCACCCGGCGCCGTTCATGACCTTCACCTTCGAAGTGGCCGACGAGTGGAAGATCCGCGTGCCGGAAGTCGTTCACGAAGACGGCACTTCGCGTGCGCAGGTGCTCAAACGCGAATACAACCCGCGCTACTACGACATGATGAAGGCGCTGGAAGACCTCACCGGCAACGGCGTATCTCTGAACACCTCGCTCAACCGTCGCGGCGAGCCGATGATCTGCTCGCCGACCGACGCGCTGAACATGTTCTTCGGTTCCGACCTGCAGTACCTGATCATGGAAGACATCCTCGTGGTCAAGGACGGCGCTGCCGCGTATGACCAGCCACGCTGA
- the mdtD gene encoding multidrug transporter subunit MdtD, which produces MPERAPLDPTTARWLPWVVAIAFFMQSLDGTILNTALPSMARSLDENPLRMQGVIIAYMLTVALLIPASGWIADRFGTKRIFFSAILLFSFGSLLCAVSYSLPMLVAARVVQGLGGALMLPVGRLVVLRAYPRSELVRIMSFITIPGLLGPLLGPTVGGWLVEILSWHWIFLLNLPVGALGCYAVWRFIPDLRGAERTTFDGPGFLLFGAAMVLITIAMEGLGELHLPHLRVMLLLFAGMACLAAYWLRAGRDPEPLFSPSLFRVRTFAIGILGNLFARLGSGALPFLVPLLLQVALGYSPSQAGMSMIPLAAAAMVAKSVARPLIERLGYRIILTGNTLVLGLLLASLGLVDEQTPYALLLVQLSLLGAVNSLQFTAMNTVTLIDLDDASASSGNSLLSVVAQLSLSLGVACAGALLGGFTTAGNGDGVESTLGAFQLTFFTIGLMAMLAAAIFLQLAPTDGRRARRPERDIES; this is translated from the coding sequence ATGCCCGAACGCGCACCGCTGGACCCGACCACCGCCCGCTGGCTGCCCTGGGTGGTGGCCATCGCGTTCTTCATGCAGTCGCTGGACGGCACCATCCTCAATACCGCACTGCCGTCGATGGCCCGCTCACTGGATGAAAACCCGCTGCGCATGCAGGGGGTGATCATCGCCTACATGCTGACCGTGGCACTGCTGATTCCGGCCTCGGGGTGGATCGCCGACCGTTTCGGGACCAAGCGCATATTCTTCAGCGCAATTTTGCTGTTCAGCTTCGGCTCTTTGCTGTGCGCGGTGTCCTACAGCCTGCCCATGCTGGTGGCAGCGCGCGTCGTTCAGGGGCTGGGCGGCGCGTTGATGCTGCCGGTGGGTCGCCTGGTGGTGCTGCGCGCCTATCCGCGCTCGGAGTTGGTGCGGATCATGAGCTTCATCACCATTCCCGGCCTGCTCGGGCCGCTGCTCGGCCCCACCGTAGGCGGCTGGCTGGTGGAAATTCTCAGCTGGCACTGGATCTTCCTGCTCAACCTGCCGGTCGGCGCGCTGGGTTGCTATGCGGTGTGGCGCTTCATTCCCGACCTGCGCGGGGCCGAGCGCACCACGTTTGATGGGCCAGGCTTTCTGTTGTTCGGCGCGGCGATGGTGCTGATCACCATCGCCATGGAAGGCCTCGGCGAACTGCACCTGCCGCACCTGCGGGTGATGCTTCTGTTGTTCGCTGGCATGGCATGCCTGGCCGCCTACTGGCTGCGCGCCGGACGCGACCCCGAACCGCTGTTTTCACCCAGCCTGTTCCGCGTGCGCACCTTCGCCATCGGCATCCTTGGCAACCTGTTCGCCCGCCTGGGCAGCGGCGCCCTGCCCTTTCTGGTGCCACTGCTGTTGCAAGTGGCGCTGGGCTATTCACCCTCCCAGGCGGGCATGAGCATGATCCCCCTGGCGGCAGCGGCGATGGTGGCCAAGTCAGTAGCGCGTCCGCTGATCGAGCGGCTCGGCTATCGCATCATCCTCACCGGCAACACCCTGGTGCTCGGCCTGTTGCTGGCAAGCCTTGGCTTGGTCGACGAGCAAACCCCCTATGCCCTGCTGCTGGTGCAGCTGTCGCTGCTCGGCGCGGTCAACTCGTTGCAGTTCACGGCGATGAACACCGTCACCCTGATCGACCTCGATGATGCCAGTGCCAGCAGCGGCAACAGCCTGTTGTCGGTGGTCGCGCAGCTGTCGTTGAGCCTGGGCGTGGCTTGCGCCGGCGCTCTGCTTGGCGGTTTCACCACTGCTGGCAACGGCGATGGCGTGGAGAGCACCCTGGGCGCGTTCCAGCTGACCTTCTTCACCATTGGCCTGATGGCCATGCTGGCAGCGGCGATCTTCCTGCAACTGGCGCCGACGGACGGAAGGCGTGCCCGTCGTCCGGAACGGGACATCGAGTCGTAG
- the putP gene encoding sodium/proline symporter PutP has product MSNPITITFVIYIAAMVLIGFAAYRATNNLSDYILGGRSLGSVVTALSAGASDMSGWLLMGLPGAIYMSGLSEAWIAIGLTVGAYLNWLFVAGRLRVQTEHNGDALTLPDYFASRFEDRSGLLRIISAVVILIFFTIYCASGIVAGARLFESTFGMSYETALWAGAAATIAYTFVGGFLAVSWTDTVQASLMIFALILTPIFVVLATGGVDTAFLAIEAQNPANFDLFKGATFIGIISLMGWGLGYFGQPHILARFMAADSVKSIASARRISMTWMILCLVGTCAVGFFGIAYFSANPDVAGPVNENHERVFIELAKILFNPWVAGVLLSAILAAVMSTLSCQLLVCSSALTEDFYKAFLRKNASQRELVWVGRLMVLAVALVAIALAANPDNRVLGLVAYAWAGFGAAFGPVVLLSVVWKGMTRNGALAGIVVGALTVILWKQIDVWGLYEIIPGFLLGTLAIVLVSKLGSPSRSMVQRFETADAAYHADK; this is encoded by the coding sequence ATGAGCAATCCAATCACGATCACCTTTGTGATCTACATCGCTGCAATGGTCCTCATCGGCTTTGCCGCCTACCGCGCTACCAACAACCTTTCCGACTACATTCTTGGCGGACGCAGCCTTGGCAGCGTCGTAACCGCATTGTCGGCGGGCGCTTCGGACATGAGTGGCTGGCTGCTCATGGGCTTGCCGGGCGCCATTTACATGTCGGGCTTGTCGGAGGCCTGGATCGCCATCGGCCTGACCGTCGGCGCCTACCTGAACTGGCTGTTCGTCGCTGGCCGGCTGCGGGTGCAGACCGAGCACAACGGCGATGCGCTGACACTGCCGGACTACTTCGCCAGCCGCTTCGAAGATCGGAGCGGTCTGCTGCGTATCATCTCGGCCGTGGTCATTTTGATTTTCTTCACCATCTATTGCGCCTCGGGCATCGTCGCTGGCGCGCGTCTGTTCGAAAGCACCTTCGGCATGTCCTATGAAACGGCGCTGTGGGCTGGGGCGGCGGCAACCATCGCCTACACCTTCGTCGGTGGTTTCCTGGCGGTGAGCTGGACCGATACCGTGCAGGCCTCGTTGATGATCTTCGCGCTGATCCTCACGCCGATCTTCGTGGTGCTCGCCACTGGTGGTGTCGATACCGCATTCCTCGCTATCGAAGCGCAAAACCCTGCCAACTTCGACCTGTTCAAGGGCGCTACCTTCATCGGCATCATCTCGCTGATGGGCTGGGGTCTAGGCTACTTCGGCCAGCCGCACATCCTGGCACGCTTCATGGCCGCCGACTCGGTCAAGTCGATCGCCAGTGCCCGCCGCATCTCCATGACCTGGATGATCCTCTGCCTGGTCGGCACCTGCGCCGTGGGCTTCTTCGGCATCGCTTACTTCTCGGCCAACCCGGACGTCGCCGGCCCGGTCAACGAGAACCACGAGCGAGTGTTCATCGAACTGGCGAAGATCCTCTTCAACCCCTGGGTTGCCGGTGTGCTGCTGTCGGCCATTCTCGCCGCGGTGATGAGCACCCTGAGCTGTCAGTTGCTGGTGTGCTCCAGTGCGCTGACCGAAGACTTCTACAAAGCCTTCCTGCGCAAGAACGCCTCGCAGCGTGAGCTGGTGTGGGTCGGTCGCCTGATGGTGCTGGCCGTCGCCCTGGTTGCCATCGCCCTGGCTGCCAACCCGGACAACCGCGTTCTGGGCCTGGTCGCCTACGCCTGGGCTGGCTTCGGTGCTGCGTTCGGTCCGGTGGTGCTGCTGTCGGTGGTGTGGAAGGGCATGACCCGCAACGGTGCCCTGGCCGGCATCGTGGTCGGTGCGTTGACCGTCATTCTGTGGAAGCAGATCGATGTCTGGGGTCTGTACGAAATCATCCCTGGCTTCCTGCTGGGCACCCTGGCCATCGTGCTGGTGAGCAAGCTGGGCAGCCCGTCGCGCAGCATGGTTCAGCGTTTCGAAACGGCTGATGCCGCTTACCACGCCGACAAGTAA
- the putA gene encoding trifunctional transcriptional regulator/proline dehydrogenase/L-glutamate gamma-semialdehyde dehydrogenase, with product MATTTLGVKLDDPTRERLKAAAQSIDRTPHWLIKQAIFNYLEKLEGGASLNDLNGQAASLADDIGDVQADHSHQCFLEFAESILPQSVLRSAITAAYRRPEQEMVPMLLEQARLTSAQAEATNKMAAGIAEKLRNQKSASGRAGVVQGLLQEFSLSSQEGVALMCLAEALLRIPDKGTRDALIRDKISTGNWQPHLGNSPSLFVNAATWGLLLTGKLVSTHNESGLTSSLTRIIGKSGEPMIRKGVDMAMRLMGEQFVTGETIAEALANANRFESKGFRYSYDMLGEAALTEHDAQKYLASYEQAIHSIGKASNGRGIYEGPGISIKLSALHPRYSRAQYERVMEELYPRLLSLTLLAKQYDIGLNIDAEEADRLELSLDLLERLCFEPALSGWNGIGFVIQAYQKRCPYVIDYVIDLAKRSRHRLMIRLVKGAYWDSEVKRAQVEGLEGYPVYTRKVYTDVSFIACARKLLAVPEAIYPQFATHNAHTLSAIYQIAGQNYYPGQYEFQCLHGMGEPLYEQVVGKLAEGKLNRPCRVYAPVGTHETLLAYLVRRLLENGANTSFVNRIADHSISIQELVADPVASIERMAAQEGSIGLPHPRIPQPRDLYGSERANSAGIDMANEHRLASLSCALLSTAHHDWKALPMLACASSEEAAADVLNPSDHRDVVGKVQEATEADADNAVQCAINAAPIWQATPPVERAAILERAADAMEAEIQPLMGLLVREAGKTFANAIAEVREAVDFLRYYALQARTDLSNADCRPLGPVVCISPWNFPLAIFSGQVAAALAAGNPVLAKPAEQTPLIAAQAVGLLLEAGIPEGVLQLLPGRGESVGARLVGDERVKGVMFTGSTEVARLLQRNVAGRLDAQGRPIPLIAETGGQNAMIVDSSALTEQVVVDVVSSAFDSAGQRCSALRVLCLQEDCADRVIEMLKGAMAQSRLGNPERLSVDIGPVIDAEAKAGIEQHIQGMREKGRAVYQVALADAAEVKRGTFVMPTLIELDSLDELKREIFGPVLHVVRYNRRNLDGLIEQINASGYGLTLGVHTRIDETIAKVVDNVNAGNLYVNRNIVGAVVGVQPFGGEGLSGTGPKAGGPLYLYRLLSTRPADAIARHFQRVDGDGKADAALREHLLQPLHALKTWATGNQHGELASLCEQFAEQSQSGVTRVLPGPTGERNSYTILPREHVLCLTENETDLLNQLAAVLAVGSSALWLDAEPGKTLRARLPKEVQGKIALVADWQKDDVAFDAVLHHGDCDQLRGVCQQVAQRGGAIVGVQGLSSGDSNIALERLVIERAVSVNTAAAGGNASLMTIG from the coding sequence ATGGCGACGACCACCCTTGGGGTCAAACTTGACGACCCCACTCGCGAGCGACTCAAGGCAGCTGCGCAGTCCATCGACCGCACGCCGCACTGGTTGATCAAGCAAGCGATCTTCAATTACCTGGAGAAGCTCGAGGGCGGCGCCAGCCTCAATGACCTCAACGGCCAGGCAGCCAGCCTTGCCGATGACATCGGCGATGTGCAGGCCGATCACAGCCACCAGTGCTTCCTGGAATTTGCCGAAAGCATCCTGCCGCAATCGGTACTGCGTTCGGCGATCACCGCCGCCTACCGCCGGCCCGAGCAGGAAATGGTGCCGATGCTGCTGGAACAGGCCCGCCTGACCAGCGCCCAGGCCGAGGCGACCAACAAGATGGCCGCCGGCATCGCCGAAAAACTGCGCAATCAGAAGAGCGCCAGCGGGCGCGCCGGCGTAGTGCAGGGGCTGCTGCAGGAATTCTCGCTGTCGTCCCAGGAAGGCGTCGCACTCATGTGCCTGGCCGAAGCGCTGTTGCGCATCCCTGACAAAGGTACCCGCGATGCACTGATCCGCGACAAGATCAGCACCGGCAACTGGCAGCCGCACCTGGGCAACAGCCCCTCGCTGTTCGTCAACGCCGCGACCTGGGGCCTGCTGCTGACCGGCAAGCTGGTCTCGACCCACAACGAATCCGGCCTCACTTCGTCGCTGACCCGCATCATCGGCAAGAGCGGCGAGCCGATGATCCGCAAGGGCGTCGACATGGCCATGCGCCTGATGGGCGAGCAGTTCGTCACCGGCGAAACCATTGCCGAGGCGCTGGCCAATGCCAACCGTTTCGAGTCCAAGGGCTTCCGTTACTCCTACGACATGCTCGGCGAAGCAGCCCTTACCGAGCACGATGCGCAGAAATACCTCGCCTCCTACGAGCAGGCCATCCATTCCATCGGCAAGGCGTCCAATGGCCGTGGCATCTATGAAGGCCCGGGCATTTCCATCAAGCTCTCGGCGCTGCACCCGCGCTACAGCCGCGCGCAGTACGAGCGAGTGATGGAAGAGCTGTACCCGCGCCTGCTCAGCCTGACCCTGCTGGCCAAGCAGTACGACATCGGCCTGAACATCGACGCTGAAGAAGCCGACCGCCTCGAACTGTCGCTCGATCTGCTCGAGCGCCTGTGCTTCGAGCCGGCGCTGAGCGGCTGGAACGGTATCGGTTTCGTCATCCAGGCGTATCAAAAGCGCTGCCCGTATGTCATCGACTACGTCATCGACCTGGCCAAGCGCAGCCGCCACCGCCTGATGATTCGCCTGGTCAAGGGCGCCTACTGGGACAGCGAGGTCAAGCGCGCCCAGGTCGAAGGTCTGGAGGGATACCCCGTGTATACCCGCAAGGTCTACACCGACGTCTCGTTCATTGCTTGTGCGCGCAAGCTGCTGGCCGTACCGGAAGCCATCTACCCGCAGTTCGCCACCCACAACGCCCATACCCTGTCGGCCATCTACCAGATCGCCGGCCAGAACTATTACCCCGGCCAGTACGAATTCCAGTGCCTGCACGGCATGGGCGAGCCGCTGTACGAGCAAGTGGTGGGCAAGCTGGCCGAGGGCAAGCTGAACCGTCCGTGCCGGGTCTACGCCCCGGTCGGCACCCACGAGACGCTGCTGGCCTACCTGGTCCGCCGCCTGCTGGAAAACGGCGCCAACACCTCGTTCGTCAACCGCATCGCCGACCACTCGATTTCCATCCAGGAGCTGGTCGCCGACCCGGTCGCCAGCATCGAACGCATGGCCGCACAGGAAGGCAGCATCGGCCTGCCGCACCCGCGCATCCCACAGCCGCGCGACCTCTATGGCAGCGAGCGGGCCAACTCGGCCGGCATCGACATGGCTAATGAACATCGCCTGGCGTCGCTCTCCTGCGCGCTGCTGTCGACCGCTCACCACGACTGGAAAGCGCTGCCGATGCTGGCCTGCGCCAGCAGTGAAGAGGCTGCGGCAGACGTACTGAACCCCTCGGATCATCGCGATGTGGTGGGCAAGGTGCAGGAAGCCACGGAGGCAGATGCCGACAACGCCGTGCAGTGCGCGATCAATGCCGCACCGATCTGGCAGGCCACGCCGCCAGTAGAACGTGCCGCCATCCTGGAACGCGCCGCCGACGCCATGGAGGCTGAAATCCAGCCGCTGATGGGCCTGCTGGTGCGCGAGGCCGGCAAGACCTTCGCCAACGCCATCGCCGAAGTGCGCGAAGCGGTGGATTTTCTACGCTACTACGCCTTGCAGGCGCGTACCGACCTGAGCAATGCCGACTGCCGCCCACTGGGCCCGGTGGTGTGCATCAGCCCCTGGAACTTCCCGCTGGCGATCTTCTCCGGCCAGGTGGCCGCAGCGCTGGCCGCCGGCAACCCGGTATTGGCCAAGCCCGCCGAGCAAACCCCGCTAATCGCTGCCCAGGCCGTGGGCCTGCTGCTCGAAGCCGGTATTCCCGAAGGCGTGCTGCAACTGCTGCCAGGGCGCGGCGAAAGCGTCGGTGCGCGGCTGGTGGGCGATGAGCGGGTCAAAGGCGTGATGTTCACCGGTTCCACGGAAGTGGCGCGACTGCTGCAACGCAATGTGGCCGGTCGCCTCGACGCCCAGGGCCGGCCGATTCCGCTGATCGCCGAAACCGGCGGGCAGAACGCGATGATCGTCGATTCCTCGGCGCTCACCGAGCAGGTGGTGGTGGATGTGGTGTCATCGGCCTTCGACAGCGCCGGTCAACGCTGCTCGGCGCTGCGCGTGCTGTGCCTGCAGGAAGACTGCGCCGACCGGGTCATCGAAATGCTCAAGGGCGCCATGGCGCAAAGCCGCCTGGGCAACCCGGAACGACTGTCGGTGGACATTGGCCCGGTGATCGACGCCGAAGCCAAGGCCGGCATCGAACAGCACATCCAGGGCATGCGTGAGAAAGGCCGTGCGGTGTATCAGGTGGCGCTGGCCGATGCTGCCGAGGTCAAGCGTGGCACCTTCGTCATGCCGACGCTGATCGAGCTGGACAGCCTCGATGAACTCAAGCGTGAAATCTTCGGCCCAGTGCTGCACGTGGTGCGCTACAACCGCCGCAACCTCGACGGCCTGATCGAGCAGATCAACGCCTCGGGCTATGGCCTGACCCTGGGCGTGCATACCCGCATCGACGAAACCATCGCCAAGGTGGTCGACAACGTCAACGCCGGCAACCTGTACGTCAACCGCAACATCGTCGGCGCCGTGGTCGGCGTGCAGCCATTCGGCGGCGAGGGGCTGTCGGGTACCGGACCGAAAGCCGGTGGCCCGCTGTACCTGTACCGCCTGCTCTCGACCCGCCCGGCCGACGCCATCGCCCGGCACTTCCAGCGCGTCGACGGCGACGGCAAGGCCGACGCCGCGCTGCGCGAGCACCTGCTGCAACCGCTGCACGCGCTCAAGACCTGGGCTACCGGCAACCAGCACGGTGAGCTGGCCAGCCTGTGCGAGCAGTTCGCCGAACAGTCGCAAAGCGGCGTGACTCGCGTGCTGCCCGGCCCGACTGGCGAGCGCAACAGCTACACCATCCTGCCGCGCGAGCATGTGCTGTGTCTGACTGAAAACGAAACCGACCTGCTCAACCAACTGGCTGCGGTACTGGCGGTGGGCAGCTCGGCGCTGTGGCTGGACGCCGAACCCGGCAAAACCCTACGCGCGCGCCTGCCCAAAGAAGTGCAAGGCAAGATCGCCCTGGTGGCGGACTGGCAGAAAGATGACGTGGCCTTCGACGCCGTGTTGCATCACGGTGATTGCGATCAACTGCGCGGCGTCTGCCAGCAGGTGGCGCAGCGCGGCGGCGCCATCGTCGGGGTACAGGGGCTGTCGTCCGGTGATAGCAACATCGCGCTGGAGCGCCTGGTGATCGAGCGAGCGGTGAGCGTCAATACTGCGGCGGCGGGAGGGAATGCGAGTCTGATGACGATTGGCTGA
- a CDS encoding 23S rRNA (adenine(2030)-N(6))-methyltransferase RlmJ: protein MNYRHAFHAGNHADVLKHIVLTRLIALMSRKEQPFAYLDTHAGLGLYDLHGDQASRTGEYLEGIARLWGRDDLPAITADYLRVVKRLNADGELRYYPGSPELARRLMRQQDRAQFNEKHPEDGQLLKDNMKKDPRVAVHLGEGWHVPRALLPVAEKRAIMLVDPPFEQADELKRCTLAMKEAIGRMRQTVVAIWYPIKDQRALTRFYQDLTSTGAPKLLRAELYVHHQDSPQGLNGSGLAIANPPWGLEDELRELLPWLAKELAQTAGSYRLDWLIAE from the coding sequence ATGAATTATCGTCACGCCTTTCACGCCGGCAACCACGCCGACGTCCTCAAGCACATCGTGCTCACCCGCCTCATCGCCCTGATGTCGCGAAAAGAGCAACCATTTGCCTACCTCGACACCCACGCTGGCCTGGGTCTGTATGACTTGCACGGCGATCAGGCGAGCCGCACAGGTGAATACCTCGAAGGCATCGCCCGTCTGTGGGGGCGCGATGACCTGCCGGCGATCACCGCCGACTACCTGCGCGTGGTCAAGCGTCTGAACGCCGATGGCGAGCTGCGCTACTACCCGGGTTCCCCGGAGCTGGCCCGTCGCCTGATGCGTCAGCAGGATCGCGCCCAGTTCAACGAAAAGCACCCCGAAGATGGCCAGTTGCTCAAGGACAACATGAAGAAGGACCCGCGTGTGGCGGTCCATCTCGGTGAAGGCTGGCATGTGCCACGGGCGTTGCTGCCAGTGGCCGAGAAGCGCGCGATCATGCTCGTCGATCCGCCGTTCGAGCAGGCCGACGAGCTCAAGCGCTGCACCCTGGCCATGAAAGAGGCGATCGGCCGCATGCGCCAGACCGTGGTCGCGATCTGGTACCCGATCAAGGATCAGCGCGCACTGACGCGCTTCTACCAGGACCTCACCAGCACCGGTGCACCGAAGCTACTGCGCGCCGAATTGTACGTGCATCACCAGGACAGCCCGCAGGGCCTCAATGGCTCGGGCCTGGCCATCGCCAACCCGCCGTGGGGGCTGGAAGACGAGCTGCGCGAACTGTTGCCCTGGCTGGCCAAGGAGCTGGCGCAGACAGCCGGCAGCTACCGCCTCGACTGGCTCATCGCCGAGTGA
- a CDS encoding RHS repeat-associated core domain-containing protein: MSSEKHLHGRSTQRTEASDGSTALPSGRADAQLLSRPGAFLRSCGYSPFGQRGRPALLPGAMAFNGEYLHSPIDGYLLGNGHRLYSPCLMRFTAPDTYSPFQRGGLNAYAYCSNDPVNGRDANGRWTIWRSTVARIVAAGRTLQQAMSPAPARPLPNNQAPHLPREMRVANKRLSSIIAEHRVIKNARDLMQLDPRKVHKFTLTQDPTSTQDPTSTQDRTLSVISTRSDYEQPSHGTVAEKGGPNPGASNRVMCAGYIFKTDDGYVINNFSGHFQPPPDRLLLAEDFLTSLGVTVQSIRADQQFDFW, translated from the coding sequence ATGAGCAGCGAAAAGCACCTGCACGGCCGTTCGACACAACGCACAGAGGCTTCCGACGGTAGCACAGCTCTGCCATCGGGTCGGGCAGACGCCCAACTGCTCTCGCGGCCCGGCGCATTTCTGCGCTCATGCGGCTACTCGCCATTCGGCCAGCGAGGCCGCCCCGCACTGTTGCCCGGTGCGATGGCGTTCAACGGTGAGTATCTGCACTCCCCGATCGATGGCTACCTACTCGGAAATGGCCATCGACTGTACAGCCCTTGCCTGATGCGTTTCACCGCACCTGACACCTATAGCCCATTTCAGCGAGGGGGCTTGAATGCCTACGCCTACTGCAGCAATGACCCCGTCAACGGGCGAGATGCCAACGGCAGATGGACCATTTGGCGTTCAACCGTGGCAAGGATAGTGGCTGCCGGCCGCACCCTCCAGCAAGCCATGAGTCCTGCGCCAGCCAGGCCTCTCCCCAACAACCAGGCCCCGCATCTGCCCCGCGAGATGAGGGTGGCGAACAAGCGCCTCAGCAGCATCATCGCCGAGCACCGCGTCATCAAGAATGCGCGCGACCTGATGCAACTCGACCCCCGCAAGGTCCACAAGTTCACTCTTACCCAAGACCCGACGTCTACCCAAGACCCGACGTCTACCCAAGACCGGACGCTCTCCGTGATCAGCACGCGATCGGATTACGAACAGCCTTCCCATGGCACGGTTGCTGAAAAGGGTGGTCCGAATCCTGGCGCCAGCAATCGCGTCATGTGTGCGGGTTATATTTTCAAGACAGACGACGGCTACGTTATCAATAATTTCTCCGGCCATTTCCAGCCGCCCCCTGATCGCCTGTTGCTTGCAGAGGATTTCCTCACCTCGCTGGGCGTGACCGTCCAATCCATACGCGCCGACCAGCAATTCGACTTTTGGTAA